One Chionomys nivalis chromosome 4, mChiNiv1.1, whole genome shotgun sequence genomic region harbors:
- the LOC130873812 gene encoding ATP synthase F(0) complex subunit C2, mitochondrial-like translates to MYACSRFISTRSLVRSTSQLLSRPLSAVELNSQTRRDEALSSLAVPRTLTSLDPSRSFQTSVISRDIDTAAKFIGAGAATVGVAGSGAGIGTVFGSLIIGYARNPSLKQQLFSYAILGFALSEAMGLFCLMVAFLILFAM, encoded by the coding sequence ATGTATGCCTGTTCCAGGTTCATCTCCACCCGCTCCTTGGTCAGGAGCacctctcagctgctgagccgtcCTCTGTCTGCAGTGGAGCTGAACTCACAGACACGGAGAGATGAGGCCCTCAGCAGCTTGGCAGTCCCTCGTACTTTGACCTCACTCGACCCTAGCCGCAGCTTCCAAACCAGTGTCATTTCCAGGGACATTGACACAGCCGCCAAGTTCATTGGGGCTGGGGCTGCTACTGTTGGGGTGGCTGGCTCTGGGGCTGGGATTGGAACTGTTTTTGGGAGCCTCATCATTGGTTATGCCAGGAACCCTTCTCTGAAGCAACAGCTCTTCTCCTACGCCATTCTGGGCTTTGCCCTCTCAGAGGCCATGGGGCTCTTTTGCCTAATGGTGGCCTTTCTCATCCTCTTCGCCATGTGA